One region of Zerene cesonia ecotype Mississippi chromosome 15, Zerene_cesonia_1.1, whole genome shotgun sequence genomic DNA includes:
- the LOC119832338 gene encoding 26S proteasome non-ATPase regulatory subunit 12, with protein MTSNGDIESLDASGKIIKMEVDYSATCDEKIPIWKSWAASGKVQEAIDQLLALEKQTRTGADMASTARILVTVVQICFEAKNWTALNDHIILLSKRRSQLKQAVVKMVQECCMYVDKTPDKETKIKLIETLRTITEGKIYVEVERARLTHILAKIREEEGNVAEAAKIIQELQVETYGSMDKREKVELILEQMRLCLAIKDYIRTQIISKKINTKFFEEENTQELKEKFYRLMIAVDQHNGAYLSVCRHFRALGQAGGSDALIGSVVFLVLAPYDNEQADLTHRLNEDKDLDKLPEYKQLLGLFINPEIIRWNMLCSSYEKMLRATPYFNASDEKGQERWNDLKNRVVEHNIRIMSMYYTRITLQRMSELLGLSVTETEDALSQLVVSSVVKAKIDRPAGVVHFRLNMDSSDRLNEWSQNLNTLMQLVNKTTHLINKEECVHKHLLATAD; from the exons ATGACTTCCAACGGTGATATCGAAAGCCTCGATGCTAGcggcaaaataataaaaatggaa GTGGATTATAGTGCAACATGTGATGAAAAGATACCTATCTGGAAATCATGGGCAGCTAGTGGCAAGGTTCAAGAAGCTATTGACCAACTCTTAGCTCTTGAAAAACAGACCCGAACG GGAGCTGATATGGCTTCAACGGCAAGGATCTTAGTCACTGTAGtacaaatttgttttgaaGCTAAGAACTGGACAGCTTTAAATGATCACATAATTTTACTCTCAAAGAGGAG GTCACAACTAAAGCAAGCTGTTGTAAAGATGGTCCAGGAGTGTTGTATGTATGTGGACAAAACACCagacaaagaaacaaaaataaagcttATTGAAACACTGAGAACTATAACTGAAGGGAAAATTTATGTTGAAGTGGAGAGAGCTCGCCTCACCCATATTCTAGCTAAAATTCGTGAGGAGGAGGGAAATGTTGCAGAAGCAGCAAAGATAATACAGGAGCTGCAAGTGGAAACATATGGCTCTATGGACAAGAGAGAGAAGGTGGAACTGATCTTGGAGCAAATGAGGCTTTGTCTAGCTATTAAAGACTATATTAGAACTCAAATCATCTCCAAgaaaattaacacaaaattcTTCGAAGAGGAAAACACTCAG gaattaaaagaaaagttcTACCGGCTAATGATTGCTGTGGACCAGCACAACGGAGCGTATTTATCGGTGTGCCGTCATTTCCGCGCCCTCGGCCAGGCTGGTGGGTCCGACGCGCTCATTGGCAGCGTTGTGTTCCTTGTACTTGCGCCGTATGATAATGAGCAAGCTGATTTGACACATAGACTCAACGAAGATAAGGATTTGGACAAATTGCCTGAGTACAA aCAACTCCTGGGCCTGTTTATCAACCCCGAGATAATAAGATGGAACATGCTTTGCTCTTCATATGAGAAGATGCTCAGAGCAACACCATACTTCAATGCCTCTGATGAAAAGGGACAGGAACGTTGGAATGATCTTAAGAACAGAGTAGTAGAACAT AATATCCGCATAATGTCAATGTACTATACACGTATCACGCTTCAACGTATGAGCGAGCTGCTCGGTCTGAGTGTGACGGAGACAGAGGACGCCTTGAGCCAGCTCGTTGTGAGCAGCGTTGTAAAGGCCAAAATCGACCGGCCTGCTGGAGTCGTGCACTTTAg GTTGAACATGGATTCGTCGGACCGTTTGAACGAATGGTCGCAGAACCTAAACACGTTGATGCAACTGGTTAACAAAACCACACATCTGATCAACAAAGAGGAATGCGTCCACAAACATCTGCTCGCTACTGCGGATTAA